Genomic window (Acidobacteriota bacterium):
TTTTGATGGAACTTTGCGCCGGAATCGACAATGTTGACGAACTCGACCTTAAGGACGTCTTCGCTCGGGTGAACGATTGCCGATGAAGATCACATTTGCAGGCAACGAGTTCGACGCTTCGGATCCGATCTCGATCGCGATCCCGATGGAGTTCGCCGGCGGGCAACCGAATGCGTTCGGCGTCGATCGGGCCACCTCGCAAGCGTGCGAATCGGGTCCTCTCGTCGGCGACACGCGCCGCGGCGGAAGCTGTAATTTTGAAAAAGTTACGATGATTCCGCACTGCAACGGCACGCACACCGAATGCGTCGGGCACGTTACGAGTGAGAGGATCGCCGTTATCGACTGCCTTCGCGACGTCTTTTCGATCGCGGCGCTGATCTCGATCGCCGCCGAACCCGCAGGCGATACCGGCGAGAAATACGTTGTCCCCATCGCGGCGGACGATCTGTTGATCACGGAACGTGCGCTTCGAGCCGCACTTGCCGCGATCAGCTCTCAGCTATCAACTATTTCGAATGTCGGATCAATGATAATCAGAACATTGCCAAATCCGGCGTCGAAAAAAACGACAACTTATCTCGAAACGGTGCCGCCGTATTTCACGACCGAGGCAATGGAATTCATCGCCGCATCCGGTTTTCGGCATTTGCTCGTCGATCTGCCGTCGATCGACCGTATTTACGACGACGGCAAACTCGCGAATCACAGGATCTTCTGGAACATCGAGCCAGGAAGTTTTGACGCCAACGAAAAAACGCGCGTCGGAAATACGGTCACGGAGCTAATCTTCGTCCCGGACGATATCGCCGACGGCGTCTATCTTTTGAATCTGCAGATAGCGCCGTTTGCGGCGGATGCCGCACCGTCGCGACCGGTACTGTTTCGGAATTTGTGATTTGGGATTTGGGATTTGGGATTTGGGATTGGGATTTTCCGCGATCGCAAATCGCAATTCCCAAATCCCCAATCCCAATTCCGAAATCAAGATCACCAGTTCACCTGACCTTCTTTCGAAGTGTCGATCTGCGCGAGTTCGACGCCTTCGTTGAAGAGGAATATCTTCAGATTATCGAACAGAAAATCGTGCGAGTCCGGGCTCGAAACATCGATCCCGAAATGATTGATCAGTTGGTTCTGCTTCTGCAGCCATTCCTTCCAGCACGATTGGCAAATCTCGTTATAAACCCGAGCGCCGAGTTCGTTCGGCAATGGCGCAAACTGCATCTGCTCGCCTTTGCGGCCGCACCGCATACATTTGAAACTGTCGTTTGAAAAAATACCCATAATTCGATTTTGGATTTTAGATTTTGGAGTGATTCGTCGGCGTATCCGAATTCCGATTTCTAACCCGCTTTCCTTATCGCTTCCAACACGTCTTCGTCCTTGGGCCTGAACAGACTCAGGCTTTCGACCTTGTGGTATGCGATATTGCCCTGTTTATCGATCACGACAACGCCGCGCGCCGACTTTCCCGGAAGCCACGATTTCATTTCGTAATCGCGGACAACGTCGCCTTTGTCGTCCGACAAAAGCTTCAACGTCAGATTATACTTGTCGGCGAACGTTTTATGCGAACCCACAGAGTCGGTCGAGATCCCGACGACCTCGGCACCGGTCTCCTGATAATGCGACCAATTGTCGCGCACCGAGCACAATTGAGCCGTGCAAACGGGCGTGTCATCTCCCGGATAGAAGAGCAGTACGACGGTTTTGCCGGATTGATCGTGCAGACTCCACTTCTCGCCGTTGAGGTCCGTCAGGATAAAATCAGGTGCTTTGTCTCCAACTTTCATATTCTTTAATTCTTCGCACGAAACGCACGGAAAACACAAATCCGGACGATGCCGAAAGAACAGAATTGCCGTTCGATTCGAAAGTCCGGAGACCCTGATCTCAGGCCATTTCAATTCTGGCCGCGAGGTTCCTGTCGGAGAAACCGATTCAGTGTGCGGAGCACACGCACGTCCGATAGCACCACGTGAACGGAGCGAAACGTGGTGTCCGCGCGATTAACTCAAGCGAGCGTGTGTACCACGCGGACCCATTGCATCCGCTAGAGTTACGCGTGTTACACACGCTTTGGAAGTCGGTGCGACGGGCCACCACGTTCCGCTTCGCTCCACGTGGTGCTATCGCAAGCTCGCGTGCTCCGCACGCTTGAAGAAGTTGATTCAGTTTCCGACAGGCTCCCGAATCCGTAATTCCCCCTCAATCAGCGCCAAAATCCCGAATATCCTTGAACGGCTCGTCCTTGTCCGTGAAATCGGGCCGGTAATAATGGCTCGCCGACTCGTATTCCTGCATAAAGCCCTCCTCGACACCCAGTTCGTCGAGCAACGAAACGGCCGAGAGCCATTCGCCTTCGGAGATCCGTCGCGAAAGCAGAATGTATCGTTCGTCGGTCGCCGCCTTGTTGGTCGCGTAATACTGCGCCATCAGCGAAATCGCGACGCTCGGCGACAACTCATCGCGGATCCAGCGAAGGTTTTCCTCGATCCCGGCGATGTCGTTCGGGAGCACCAGGAGCCTTATCACAAGCCCGCGTTTCAGCAATCCGTCGTCGCCGTAATCAAGATCGGCGCCCGTCTGCCGAAACATCTCGGCGATTGCCCCACGTGCATGCGCCGCGTAATCGCGGACTTTCGAAAACTGAAATCCCGCGTCCGAATCGGCGTATTTCAGATCCGGCAGATAGATGTCGACGACGTCCTCAAGCAATCTTAGAACTTCGACCGAATCGTAAGCATTCGTGTTGTAAACGATCGGCAGCCGAAGACCGTTCTCGGCTGCGATCAGGACCGCCCGCGCCATTTGCGGCGCAAAATGGGTCGGGGAGACGAACCCGATGTTGTGGCAGCCGCGATCCTGAAGCTCGAGCATCATTCGGGCAAGACGCTCATGCGTCACCTCGTTCCGCTTTTGCTCCTTCCAGGTTTGAGAGATCTGATAGTTTTGGCAGTAAACGCAGCGAAGGTTGCAGTTCCCGAAAAAGATGTTGCCCGCGCCGCGCGTGCCGGACAGGACGGGTTCCTCGCCGAAATGCGCGGTGTAGCTCGAAACAATCGGCAGCCTGCCCGAATAACAAGCGGCTATCTCGTCGTTCAGACGATTGTTTCCGCAGTCTTTCGGGCAAACGATGCAGCGTTCGAGAAGTTTTTCGAGACGCTCAACTCTTTTTTCGAGTTCGCCGCTTCGCCACAATTTCAGAAACCGCGGCTCCGGTTGTCGTTCCATACATTCCGCCTGCGGGATACTTCGCCATTATTTCGGGCGGCGCGACCTCACGCGCGAGCGACCACGTAAAATCCATTTCAGCATTAATCGTCGCCGTTGCCATCCGCGCTTCGAGCATCATCAGGACGCTCCCGTAAAAAAGAAACAGGATCCCGATCAGCCCGACCGGTATCGGGATCCATCTATAAATGCCGAAGATCCCGACGATCCCGATCGAAACGCTGGTCAGGACAAAGATGGCGAGTCCCCAGTAAAAAACGACCATCGCGCGCTGAAGCAAGCGCGAACGGCTGGTGACCTTGTCGAG
Coding sequences:
- a CDS encoding cyclase family protein: MKITFAGNEFDASDPISIAIPMEFAGGQPNAFGVDRATSQACESGPLVGDTRRGGSCNFEKVTMIPHCNGTHTECVGHVTSERIAVIDCLRDVFSIAALISIAAEPAGDTGEKYVVPIAADDLLITERALRAALAAISSQLSTISNVGSMIIRTLPNPASKKTTTYLETVPPYFTTEAMEFIAASGFRHLLVDLPSIDRIYDDGKLANHRIFWNIEPGSFDANEKTRVGNTVTELIFVPDDIADGVYLLNLQIAPFAADAAPSRPVLFRNL
- a CDS encoding Fe(2+)-trafficking protein, whose product is MGIFSNDSFKCMRCGRKGEQMQFAPLPNELGARVYNEICQSCWKEWLQKQNQLINHFGIDVSSPDSHDFLFDNLKIFLFNEGVELAQIDTSKEGQVNW
- a CDS encoding peroxiredoxin, translating into MKVGDKAPDFILTDLNGEKWSLHDQSGKTVVLLFYPGDDTPVCTAQLCSVRDNWSHYQETGAEVVGISTDSVGSHKTFADKYNLTLKLLSDDKGDVVRDYEMKSWLPGKSARGVVVIDKQGNIAYHKVESLSLFRPKDEDVLEAIRKAG
- a CDS encoding radical SAM protein, producing the protein MERQPEPRFLKLWRSGELEKRVERLEKLLERCIVCPKDCGNNRLNDEIAACYSGRLPIVSSYTAHFGEEPVLSGTRGAGNIFFGNCNLRCVYCQNYQISQTWKEQKRNEVTHERLARMMLELQDRGCHNIGFVSPTHFAPQMARAVLIAAENGLRLPIVYNTNAYDSVEVLRLLEDVVDIYLPDLKYADSDAGFQFSKVRDYAAHARGAIAEMFRQTGADLDYGDDGLLKRGLVIRLLVLPNDIAGIEENLRWIRDELSPSVAISLMAQYYATNKAATDERYILLSRRISEGEWLSAVSLLDELGVEEGFMQEYESASHYYRPDFTDKDEPFKDIRDFGAD
- a CDS encoding DUF2721 domain-containing protein produces the protein MSGDLLNVNPNALNSTIEFLTAMITPALLISATGSIVLSTSTRLGRVIDRVRILEDRLADLITTKDKSEVLLYSRRIEVIIDLLDKVTSRSRLLQRAMVVFYWGLAIFVLTSVSIGIVGIFGIYRWIPIPVGLIGILFLFYGSVLMMLEARMATATINAEMDFTWSLAREVAPPEIMAKYPAGGMYGTTTGAAVSEIVAKRRTRKKS